In Vigna unguiculata cultivar IT97K-499-35 chromosome 3, ASM411807v1, whole genome shotgun sequence, a single genomic region encodes these proteins:
- the LOC114178227 gene encoding AP-3 complex subunit sigma isoform X2, whose product MIKAVLVMNTQGKPRLAKFYEFQPVEQQQEAIRNVFSDAESIFGPDSRLVYKHFATLYFVFIFDSSENELAMLDLIQVFVEALDKCFRNVCELDIVFNYSKLHTILDEIILGGQVLETSSTEVMRAIEEIARLEAASSAINLVPKSVSGWRSR is encoded by the exons ATGATAAAAGCAGTGCTGGTGATGAACACGCAGGGGAAGCCTCGTCTCGCCAAATTCTACGAATTTCAG CCCGTGGAGCAGCAGCAGGAAGCTATTCGCAATGTGTTTTCAG ATGCCGAGTCCATCTTTGGCCCG GACTCTCGCCTTGTCTACAAGCACTTTGCAACTTTATATTTCGTGTTCATCTTTGATAGTTCTGAAAACGAACTTGCTATGCTTGATTTGATACAAG TCTTTGTTGAAGCATTGGACAAATGCTTCAGAAATGTATGTGAGCTTGATATCGTGTTCAACTACAGTAAG TTGCATACTATACTAGATGAGATCATTCTCGGAGGCCAGGTGTTGGAGACAAGTTCAACTGAGGTGATGAGAGCTATTGAAGAAATAGCAAG ACTTGAAGCAGCATCCAGTGCAATCAATCTTGTTCCAAAATCTGTTTCTGGTTGGAGGTCCCGGtaa
- the LOC114179075 gene encoding phosphatidylinositol transfer protein 3, producing the protein MFLLRRQGQNQLENDSSKQDTKVNELRAALGPLSGRRLLYCTDACLRRYLEARNWNVDKAKKMLEETLKWRATYKPEEIRWAEVAHEGETGKVSRASFRDRLGRTVLIMRPGMQNTTSAEDNIRHLVYLLENAILNLPEGQEQMSWLIDYTGLSLNTNISVKTARDIIHILQNHYPERLAIAFLYNPPRIFQAFWKAVKFFLDPKTVQKVKFVYPNNKDSVELMQSLFDLENLPSEFGGKTSLMYDHEEFSRLMSEDDVKTAKFWGLDQKPFNLPKKGHAGAEVAPEPVSVQTVVN; encoded by the exons ATGTTCCTTCTTAGAAGGCAAGGCCAAAATCAGCTGGAGAATGATTCCTCAAAACAAGATACAAAG GTGAATGAACTCAGGGCTGCTCTTGGGCCCCTCTCTGGTCGTCGACTACTGTATTGCACAGATGCATGTCTAAGGAGATATTTAGAAGCAAGAAATTGGAATGTTGATAAAGCAAAGAAAATGCTGGAGGAAACACTCAAGTGGAGGGCAACTTATAAGCCAGAAGAAATCCGTTGG GCTGAAGTAGCACATGAGGGTGAGACCGGTAAAGTCTCCAGAGCTAGCTTTCGTGATCGACTTGGGAGGACTGTGCTTATTATGAGGCCAGGAATGCAG aaCACAACATCAGCTGAAGATAATATCAGGCATTTAGTCTATCTATTGGAAAATGCTATCCTAAATCTTCCGGAAGGTCAAGAACAAATGTCGTGGTTGATAGACTACACAGGATTATCACTGAATACAAATATTTCTGTTAAAACAGCTCGTGATATTATTCACATTTTACAGAACCACTATCCAGAAAGGCTTGCTATTGCTTTCCTGTACAATCCACCAAGAATATTTCAGGCTTTCTGGAAG GCCGTGAAGTTTTTCCTGGATCCAAAGACAGTCCAGAAGGTGAAGTTTGTTTATCCTAATAATAAGGACAGTGTGGAGCTAATGCAATCACTATTCGACCTAGAAAACCTTCCAAGTGAATTTGGAGGGAAAACAAGTTTAATGTACGACCATGAAGAGTTCTCACGGTTGATGAGTGAGGATGATGTGAAAACTGCTAAGTTCTGGGGACTAGACCAGAAGCCTTTCAACCTTCCTAAGAAAGGACATGCTGGAGCAGAGGTAGCACCAGAACCCGTGTCTGTTCAGACAGTAGTTAATTAG
- the LOC114176289 gene encoding EEF1A lysine methyltransferase 3-like, which translates to MATQENEEEEIINPFTMLLLEDHDKHGTSTTLHDAAPNHHLLQNHFLSSIQSTLTIRQLPSEGLSFQLWPAATSLVSLLDRYRADPSSSPLSAALNGRLRILELGSGTGIVGIVAAATLGGHVTLTDLPHVVPNLKFNADANAGVVGPRGGELTVAPLRWGHADDVEAIGRDFDLIVASDVVYHDHLYDPLLETMRLMMLTEEGAVREGKEKMAFLMAHLRRWKKESAFFRKAKKHFHVDVLHTDPPCDGSRVGVVVYRFVGKGS; encoded by the coding sequence ATGGCCACTCAAGAAAACGAGGAAGAGGAGATAATAAACCCCTTCACAATGCTGCTCCTAGAGGATCACGACAAACACGGAACCTCCACTACCCTACACGACGCTGCACCCAATCACCACCTGCTCCAGAACCATTTTCTCTCTTCGATTCAATCAACGCTCACCATTCGTCAGTTACCTTCCGAGGGCCTCTCCTTCCAGCTCTGGCCCGCCGCCACCTCTCTCGTCTCCCTACTCGATCGCTACCGCGCCGACCCTTCGTCCAGCCCTCTCTCCGCCGCGCTCAACGGCCGTCTCAGGATCCTCGAGCTCGGCTCCGGCACGGGCATCGTGGGAATCGTCGCCGCCGCAACTCTGGGCGGCCACGTGACCCTGACGGACCTTCCTCACGTGGTTCCCAATCTGAAATTCAACGCGGACGCGAACGCGGGGGTGGTGGGGCCCAGAGGCGGGGAGTTAACCGTTGCACCTCTGAGGTGGGGCCACGCTGATGACGTGGAAGCGATCGGACGCGATTTCGATCTTATTGTAGCGTCGGATGTAGTGTATCACGATCACCTTTATGATCCTCTGCTCGAAACGATGCGTTTGATGATGCTAACAGAGGAGGGTGCGGTGAGAGAGGGGAAGGAGAAGATGGCGTTTTTGATGGCGCACTTGAGAAGGTGGAAGAAGGAATCGGCGTTTTTCAGGAAGGCAAAGAAGCACTTTCATGTTGATGTTTTGCATACTGATCCTCCTTGTGATGGATCTAGGGTTGGCGTAGTTGTTTACCGTTTCGTTGGGAAGGGTAGTTAG
- the LOC114178227 gene encoding AP-3 complex subunit sigma isoform X1 — MIKAVLVMNTQGKPRLAKFYEFQPVEQQQEAIRNVFSVLCSRPENVSNFVDAESIFGPDSRLVYKHFATLYFVFIFDSSENELAMLDLIQVFVEALDKCFRNVCELDIVFNYSKLHTILDEIILGGQVLETSSTEVMRAIEEIARLEAASSAINLVPKSVSGWRSR, encoded by the exons ATGATAAAAGCAGTGCTGGTGATGAACACGCAGGGGAAGCCTCGTCTCGCCAAATTCTACGAATTTCAG CCCGTGGAGCAGCAGCAGGAAGCTATTCGCAATGTGTTTTCAG TATTATGCAGTAGACCTGAAAATGTCAGCAATTTTGTAGATGCCGAGTCCATCTTTGGCCCG GACTCTCGCCTTGTCTACAAGCACTTTGCAACTTTATATTTCGTGTTCATCTTTGATAGTTCTGAAAACGAACTTGCTATGCTTGATTTGATACAAG TCTTTGTTGAAGCATTGGACAAATGCTTCAGAAATGTATGTGAGCTTGATATCGTGTTCAACTACAGTAAG TTGCATACTATACTAGATGAGATCATTCTCGGAGGCCAGGTGTTGGAGACAAGTTCAACTGAGGTGATGAGAGCTATTGAAGAAATAGCAAG ACTTGAAGCAGCATCCAGTGCAATCAATCTTGTTCCAAAATCTGTTTCTGGTTGGAGGTCCCGGtaa
- the LOC114178226 gene encoding pyridine nucleotide-disulfide oxidoreductase domain-containing protein 2, with protein sequence MWRRSFSSSTATATLKGKKWDALIIGGGHNGLTAAAYLARGGLSVAVLERRHVIGGATVTEELVPGFKFSRCSYLQSLLRPSIIKELELGKHGLKLLKRNPSSFTPCLDGRYLLLGPDKQLNHSEISKFSLADAEAYPRYESQLENFSKFMDLVLDSPPPESVQHKASINEKLKNKIQNSVFWASCLRHVSSLGQKDMVDFMDLLLSPASKVLNNWFEADVLKATLATDAVIGSTASVHDPGSGYVLLHHVMGETDGDRGIWSYVEGGMGSVSKAIGNAATEAGAHIVTNAEVSQLLIENSSTVCGVTLADGTEVHSSIVLSNATPYKTFIELVPDDVLPDDFVRAIKHSDYSSATTKINVAVDKLPEFRSCKLDHPHAGPQHVGTIHIGSESMEDIHSACQDAANGTPSRRPVIEMTIPSVLDKTISPPGKHVINLFVQYTPYKPLDGDWQDHDYRESFAKKCFTLIDEYAPGFSTSIIGYDMLTPPDLERIIGLTGGNIFHGAMGLDSLFLMRPAKGWSNYKTPLQGLYLCGSGAHPGGGVMGAPGRNAARLALQDVREKI encoded by the exons ATGTGGCGAAGGAGCTTCAGCAGCAGCACTGCCACCGCCACTCTCAAGGGCAAGAAATGGGACGCGCTGATAATCGGCGGAGGCCACAACGGCCTCACAGCGGCGGCATACCTGGCGCGCGGAGGCCTGTCAGTGGCGGTCCTGGAGCGCCGCCACGTGATCGGAGGCGCCACCGTGACAGAGGAGCTTGTTCCGGGGTTCAAGTTTTCGCGGTGCAGTTACCTCCAAAGCCTTTTGAGACCGTCCATTATAAAGGAATTGGAGTTGGGGAAGCATGGCTTGAAGCTTCTGAAGCGCAATCCGTCGTCGTTCACGCCCTGCCTTGATGGACGCTACCTTCTTTTGGGACCCGATAAGCAACTCAACCACTCTGAGATATCCAAATTCTCGCTCGCAGATGCTGAGGCTTATCCAAG aTATGAGAGTCAGCTTGAGAACTTCTCTAAGTTCATGGATCTAGTGCTGGATTCGCCTCCACCTGAATCTGTGCAGCATAAAGCGTCTATTAATGAAAAGTTGAAGAATAAAATACAGAATTCTGTATTTTGGGCGAGTTGTCTGCGGCATGTGTCTTCCTTGGGACAAAAGGATATGGT GGACTTTATGGACCTTCTGTTGTCCCCAGCTTCTAAAGTTTTGAATAACTGGTTTGAG GCAGATGTTCTGAAGGCAACCCTTGCAACTGATGCCGTGATTGGCAGTACG GCCAGTGTCCACGACCCAGGAAGTGGCTATGTTCTGCTACATCATGTGATGGGAGAAACTGATGGGGATCGTGGTATTTGGTC ATATGTTGAAGGTGGAATGGGCTCAGTATCCAAGGCTATTGGTAATGCTGCTACTGAAGCTGGAGCGCATATTGTGACCAATGCTGAG GTGTCTCAGTTGTTGATTGAAAATTCTAGCACTGTCTGTGGG GTGACTCTGGCTGATGGTACTGAAGTGCATTCTTCAATTGTTTTGTCCAATGCAACTCCATATAAAACTTTCATT GAATTAGTGCCTGATGATGTACTCCCCGATGATTTTGTCCGTGCCATTAAGCACTCTGACTACAGTTCT GCGACTACAAAAATAAATGTAGCTGTTGATAAATTGCCCGAATTTCGTTCTTGCAAGTTAGATCATCCTCATGCTGGCCCACAGCACGTCGGCACAATTCATATAGGTTCAGAAAG CATGGAGGATATTCACTCCGCTTGTCAAGATGCAGCTAACGGAACACCATCGAGAAGACCGGTTATTGAGATGACAATTCCCTCCGTACTGGACAAAACTATTTCTCCACCTG GTAAGCATGTGATTAACCTGTTTGTGCAGTATACACCATACAAACCATTGGATGGTGACTGGCAAGATCATGATTACAGA GAATCGTTTGCAAAAAAATGCTTCACGTTGATTGATGAATATGCTCCGGGCTTCAGCACATCAATCATTGGTTATGACATGCTGACTCCACCAGATCTTGAAAGGATAATCGGCTTAACAG GAGGGAATATATTCCATGGTGCTATGGGGTTGGATTCCCTTTTCCTCATGCGACCTGCAAAGGGGTG GTCAAACTACAAGACTCCGCTTCAAGGGTTATATTTGTGCGGAAGTGGAGCACATCCTGGTGGTGGAGTTATGGGAGCACCTGGACGTAACGCTGCTCGTTTAGCTCTTCAAGATGTGAGAGAAAAAATTTAA
- the LOC114177383 gene encoding maf-like protein DDB_G0281937, which yields MPTKNPPFKIILGSSSKARREILSEMGYEFTIMTADIDEKGIRREKPEDLVMALAEAKADAIVQRLPNGGRSEEDDCTTLLMLITADTVVVYRGTIREKPTSEKEAREFIKGYSGSHAAVVGSVVVTNLSTGKRCGGWDSAEVYFLEIPDEVIDSLIDEGITFNVAGGLMLEHPLTLPFVDAVVGSTDTVMGLSKALTEKLFLEAQ from the exons ATGCCTACAAAAAACCCACCCTTCAAG ATAATTCTGGGCTCTTCTTCCAAGGCTCGTAGAGAGATTCTTTCTGAGATGGGATACGAGTTCACAATAATG ACTGCAGACATTGATGAGAAAGGTATTAGGAGGGAAAAGCCAGAAGATTTGGTAATGGCATTAGCTGAGGCAAAG GCCGATGCTATTGTGCAAAGACTCCCAAATGGAGGTCGATCGGAGGAAGATGATTGTACAACACTGTTAATGTTAATTACTGCAGACACG GTTGTAGTGTATCGAGGAACAATCAGGGAAAAACCCACCAGTGAAAAAGAAGCACGTGAATTCATCAAAG GATACTCTGGTAGTCATGCAGCAGTCGTAGGATCTGTTGTAGTGACTAACCTTTCAACTGGAAAACGTTGTGGGGGATGGGATAGTGCAGAG GTTTACTTCCTTGAAATTCCAGATGAGGTCATTGATAGTCTG ATTGACGAAGGAATTACATTCAACGTTGCTGGAGGGTTGATGCTGGAACATCCATTGACATTACCCTTTGTGGATGCCGTA GTTGGCTCGACTGATACAGTGATGGGACTTTCCAAAGCTCTTACTGAGAAACTCTTCTTGGAAGCTCAATAG